The genome window AAAGTAGATCTATGCGACATCTGAGGAGAGAAAGCAGAGGAACCGTCAGGCCCAGGCTGCTTTTCGTGAGCGCAGAACCGAGTACATCAAGCAGCTCGAGGAGGCCATCCGCACCCATGAGCAAAACCTGGCTAACCTCCAGGCTGCCCATCGCCATGCTGCCGACGAGTGCCTGATGTTGCGCTACAAGAACTCGCTTCTTGAGCGGATTCTGCTGGAAAAGGGCATTGACGTGCAAGCGGAGCTGCGTGCTAAAACTGGCAGTCCGAATCTTGGGCCGACTCACATGCCCCAGAACCTGGTTCAGCCGCCTCCGATCCAACGTGCTATCCTGAACCGCCACCATGCTCGCCGGTCCAACTCCAGCATCGCCCCGAAACTGGAGCCGGGAGCCATCTCGCCGCTGCCTCCTCCAGTTCATTCTCACGTCTCGGCACTGTCGCCCAAGAGTCGACACACGCCCTCGTCCCACTCGGCCTCGCCCACGGCGACAACCTCGTTTGGGTCTCAGCATGCTGCCTCACCAGCAACCTCTGACCACATGAACGGCTCTGTTCGGCCCTCGATGGCGCCAGTCAATGGTATGAAGgcacctccgcctcctcatcTGGCCCCGATTCATGGTTTGCCAGGACCTCGCCAAATGCAAATACCCGGAATCCATCAGCCCACGAACCATGCGAGACAGAATGTGACGCAGAGTCCCGCCGCTTTCTACCCTACGCCATCGTTCCAGAATCATATTGAGCAGCTCGGCAAGTTGTCCcatctcttttctttgtccccCCTTCGTCCTATAGAACTCTGTCGTCCTAGGTTTTAATATTTGAATACAGAACAGGAATATGATGCTGCAGCCGACATGATGGATGAAGGTCAGGAGGGTCCTGACACGCCCAACGGCGGCCCTGGACCCTACCCTGGTCAGCCCTACACTGGTGAGCCACAGTCCATGTCGCTATCATCGCCAGTCACGACGGGCCCCCCTGGGACCCAGGTCATTGCCGGCCAGTCGCCGATCGACAGCCCTGCTCACACCCAGCAGTCGGCATATCCATCGATGACGCAGCTGCTCGACCCTAGTTATGACTTTGATCCCTTCGGACTCAGTGCCAGCATGGCTTTCCCCACTCAGTTTTCGTTTGACACCAGCAACATGCGGTAGTCGCGGACTCCTCAGGTGACGGTGGTACGTTGGAGAGAGTTCACAGGTCATGGCTCAGCCCATGCCTCAAGACTCCGCTCTGGCGGTGTTCTCCTGTGGAGGACCAAGCTATCGCTGAGGAGGTATTTTTTATGGCTAAAGTCGGTcagagaaggaaaaagaaggagatggaaaCTTTCAGATGGTTCGGACCAGTTCACATCGGCACAGGCCCAACAAGAGGCTATTACCGCAAAGCGCGTTTTTTACGATACCCCGGAATCATTGCATTGAACAGCGGAACGACATTTTTCGAGACACCAGCCATTCATCCCGGTTCAGGAACACGATATCTGAGCCGCCGAATGACCGACGACgtgtttgttttcttttcggaTTTTCTCATTATTGTTTCAAAAAGTATTACTGCCGGTTCTGGGTGCATTCGGTTTCAGAAAATCACACATCAACATTATACTCGCATATTtcggagaaaaaaaataactaTACCCAGGACGGCGGGCGGCACCATTTGTTTTTATCAGCACACCTGTTCGGCGTCGAATTTCTGAGGACGCCTGAATCTCTTTTTTCTGGTtcatgaaaaaaaaaaaagttttgCTCTTTACGAGGTGCATATAGGAAGGGATATTGGTACGGATTAGGATATACGACATACGACATGGACGACATAACAGCTACTTAATGGGTCCGCGGCTTACTACGACAGTCGCGGTAGGAAAGAAGGACTGGGTGGTGGTCCGCGCGAGGAGAGGGAAGCATAGGCTTGGGCTGCTCGTGAGGGAGCTTTCGGGGTGTGTCATACTCGTATGGCATATGTCGGGATTATCTTTCATAGTTGCCTCGAATCTGTGGCCCTTTTCACGGAGGGAAGGTATGGCTTGGGGATGAAGGCCCCGTGTCGTCCGTCGGTCCGTTTTTTTACAATTCACCTCACTCAACCCCTCTTCAGCATTTTCCTCTTGGCCATGTTTTATTCCATGTGTCATGTCGCTTCATGTgtgatggtttttttttggtttccACTCTTCTCTGTTTCTTGTTTCAGGTGTGACCTTTCTGATCACAAAAGCGAGTGTTTGTTCTTGATGGACTTTTACAAGCAAGCAGAACATAAGGGTCAAAAGTTCAGAGGGAGGCTGCCACACATCTTATGTATTTACAAACTTCTTCTCTCTTGCCACCGGATGGATGACACGGGGTTGGAGGTAGGTCCCTCAACTCTCCTCGTTTTGAATCCGTTTCATTCCTATCCCACCAACTTGGGCTCTTTAGTAAAGGGTGCAGGCTGGGTACATAGCCAGAGTAAGATATATAATGATGAAAAGAAGTTAGCACAAGTTTTGTCAGGACTCAATGCTCGAGTCTGTTGTTGATCTCAGACATGTCTTGTTACAGAG of Podospora pseudopauciseta strain CBS 411.78 chromosome 7 map unlocalized CBS411.78m_7, whole genome shotgun sequence contains these proteins:
- a CDS encoding uncharacterized protein (COG:S; EggNog:ENOG503P0TG) — protein: MSDKMSVDKKDPPKDDHSEVESMASSPEGEAPLNNAPAQAENQQPKRKGGRKPIYATSEERKQRNRQAQAAFRERRTEYIKQLEEAIRTHEQNLANLQAAHRHAADECLMLRYKNSLLERILLEKGIDVQAELRAKTGSPNLGPTHMPQNLVQPPPIQRAILNRHHARRSNSSIAPKLEPGAISPLPPPVHSHVSALSPKSRHTPSSHSASPTATTSFGSQHAASPATSDHMNGSVRPSMAPVNGMKAPPPPHLAPIHGLPGPRQMQIPGIHQPTNHARQNVTQSPAAFYPTPSFQNHIEQLGKLSHLFSLSPLQQEYDAAADMMDEGQEGPDTPNGGPGPYPGQPYTGEPQSMSLSSPVTTGPPGTQVIAGQSPIDSPAHTQQSAYPSMTQLLDPSYDFDPFGLSASMAFPTQFSFDTSNMR